The genomic interval GCCCGGGTTCCAGTAGTCGTCCTTGGTGTTCCACGGTCCGACGTCCCACACCGGCTCGAACGCACACCGTGAGGCGGTGCAGACCTTGACCGAGTAGGTGCCGGATCCGCTGCCCGACAGTCCGCGGCGGGACGGCAGTGCGACGAAGTGGTCCCGGCTCACGATCACGTGGCCGTTGGCCGTCGTACCGCCGACCAGGCCTTCGCGGGTCGCGAAGACGTGCGACTTGAGTGGTGCGGCCTGGACACTCATCCGCGCAGCAGCCGCCTTGTCGGTCGGCTGCACGGTCAGATCGGCGATGGACGGGCTGCCGCCGGTCGGTGGCGCGGTGAGGATCACCCGCAGCTGGACCTGGTCGCTGGCGCTGGTTAGTGCGGTCGGGGCGCCGGCCTTCGCCTCGGTCCACTCCGACCATCGACCGTCGCCCCAGGACCGCACGTCGACCGACCCGGACATGCCGTTCGGTACGGCGGCCGAATAGTCGACGATCACGGCCGAGGTCAAGGCGGCGAAGTGGACCGGAGTGAGCTCCGCCAAGCCCGAGCGCTGTTTGATCTCGGTGGAGCCGATGGCGGCGGGTGCGTCGCCGAGGATGATGCGGCTGCCCTCCACCCGGACGTTGCTGGACCCGGCAACAGGCTGGGACACGGCGACGGGGTCGGGTACGGCGGCGGTGCTGGGCAAGGTCGCGGTAAAGATCGCCGCGGTCACGGCCAAACAGGCGGCGAGTGCGGCTGGACGGCTGGTACGCATGGGCGGAACCTCCGGGGCGGTGAAGGCGTGTGCACTCAATGTGACAAACAAACACCGCCTCTGTATAGACCGTGAATAAATTTCTCCTGACCGAACAGAACCCGATCGGTGACTCAGTGGGTTTGGACCGGTGTGACAGAGGCTGAGGAGAATCGATGACCCGGACCGCGGACGCCGACTTCGAGCGATTCGTCGTGGCGCAGTCGACCCCCTTGCTCCGCTTCGCGGAGATGTTGTGCGGCGATCGGCATACCGCCGAGGACCTGGTGCAGCAGGCGTTGATGCGGTCCTACCCGAAATGGCACCGGCTGGAGGGCGACCCGTTGCGGTACGTCCGGCGGGTGCTGGTCAACCGATTCCTCTCCCAGGCCCGCCGGCGCTGGAACAACGAAGTACCCAGTGATCCGGTAGCAAACGATTGGGACCAGCGAGCGGTGGCGGACTTCGCCGGGGCGGTCCAGACCAGGGAGGCCGTGCTCTCGGCCCTCAACGGTCTGACCGTCCGGGAGAGAGCCGTGGTCGCGCTGCGCTACTCGCAGGATCTCTCCGAGGCCGAGACCGCCGAGCTCCTCGGTATGGCGGCCGGGACCGTGAAGAGCACGGCCTCCCGGGCGCTGGCCAAGTTGCGTCTGGCACCCGACCTGATCGACAGCGGAGTTGGAGGAAACTGATGAGTGACGAGCAGCAAGTGCGTAATGCGCTGACCTATGAGATGGAGCCGTGGCAGCCGGACACCGGCGACCTGATGCGGCGCGGCAAGCGGCTGACCTGGCTGCGCCGTGGACTGGCCGCGGCGGGCGTCACCGCCCTGGCCGGAACCGTTGCGACGGTGTCCGCCGCGGTCGGCGGACCGAGCCTGCCGGTGAAGAACCTGCTGGCCGGCGGTGCGAGGCCTCCGGTGCCGGCAGTGGTTCCGGCCGGTACGCCGACGGCGCCGACGGTCGACCCGACCTGCCTGCCGGCCAAGCCGGAGCTGCCCACGGTGACGGTCTCGGTGAACAAGACCATCGACCCGAACAACCCACCGAAGCCGACGCTGCCGGCCAAGCCGTCGTTGCCGACCGGCAAGCCGACGCTGCCCAGCAAGCCGAATCTGCCGACCACCCGGCCCTCGTTGCCTGGTAAGCCGAGCCTGCCGACGGTCCCGACGACCAAGCCCAGCTGGCCCACGACGAAGCCGTCGCTGCCGGGCAAGCCGCAGGTGCCGACGACCAAGCCGACGCTGCCGACCGGCAAGCCGACCCTGCCGAGCAAGCCGTCGCTTCCGGCCACGAAGCCGACGCTCCCGTCGCTGCCGACTGCCAAGCCGACGCTGCCGGGCAAGCTGCAGCTCCCGACGACGAAGCCGACGCTGC from Kribbella sp. NBC_00709 carries:
- a CDS encoding SigE family RNA polymerase sigma factor: MTRTADADFERFVVAQSTPLLRFAEMLCGDRHTAEDLVQQALMRSYPKWHRLEGDPLRYVRRVLVNRFLSQARRRWNNEVPSDPVANDWDQRAVADFAGAVQTREAVLSALNGLTVRERAVVALRYSQDLSEAETAELLGMAAGTVKSTASRALAKLRLAPDLIDSGVGGN